One Paroedura picta isolate Pp20150507F chromosome 3, Ppicta_v3.0, whole genome shotgun sequence genomic window carries:
- the LOC143831202 gene encoding uncharacterized protein LOC143831202, producing MRAEYMRAVNHNKGSGNEKVTCPYFEEQRQLYGDGEGAGRPKRVGRSLKVVRKPAAPVEEPPAEEDPGEGTSSSFRPPPPVQQRPAELVTVDLMAIAPGEPEEVPEQTPLASETQMPGTVVLESPAAVAEDSDSGASTNVDFIPGTQEEEERGVAGPPALRRRIQIQDEVLSEDDEPAGSPPRGALPAEERLARERGRLRRVSVLTSVGERILEHCQEESRRAAAADQAMLSLVAQEGKKFRAILRDSNNSLRG from the exons atgcgggcggagtacatgagagccgtgaaccataacaagggttccggcaacgaaaaggttacctgcccctacttcgaggagcagcgccagctgtacggagacggggaaggagccggcaggccgaagcgcgtcgggaggagccttaaggtggttcggaagccggctgccccggtcgaggaaccacccgctgaggaggatcccggcgagggcacctcgtccagctttcggcctccaccccccgtccagcaacgaccagcggaattggtcacggtggacctgatggccatcgctcctggggagccggaggaggttcctgagcaaacgccccttgcctccg agacacagatgcctgggacggtggtcctagagtcccctgcagcagtagcagaggacagtgattctggggcgtccacaaatgttg atttcatacccgggacacaggaggaggaggagcgtggggtggctggacctcctgccctgcgcaggcggatacagatacaagatg aggtcctttctgaagacgacgagccagctggctcaccacccaggggcgctctcccggctgaggagaggctggccagggaacgcggcaggctgcggcgcgtctccgtcctcactagtgtgggagaaaggatcctggagcactgccaggaggagtccaggcgtgcagctgctgcagaccaggcgatgctctccctcgtggcccaggagggcaaaaaattccgtgccatccttagagattcgaacaactcactac gaggctga